The sequence TTGTTGAGCGCAGCCTCTCAAGCTGGAGAAGTGAAGGTGGGTGAAGTAGCACCTGACTTTGAGTTGAAAAATCAGGACGGTAAAGTGGTCAAGTTAAGCGACTACAAAGGCAAAAAGAAAGTTGTTCTCGTTTTCAGCAGAGGTCACTGGTGACCGTTCTGTCTAAAGCAGCTGGTCGAGCTGCGTCGCGAGTATGACACCATCAAAGGGATGGATGCTGAGGTGATTTCAGTCTTCCGGGAGGAGAAGGAGGGGGTGGAAGGTCTTCAGAAGACAGCCAAGCGAACCAAGGCTTCCTTTCAGTTGCTTGATGACCTAGGTGCAACCCAAACTAAGGTTTATAGTCAAGAGGGGTTTGATTCTTACATTATCGGTATAGATGGCCGTGTGGAAGCCAAGCTGGACGGGGTGAAAAAAGTACGTCCAGCCGCAAAAAAATTAGTTGAAGAACTGTTAAAGCTGAGCGAGTAGTACCGCGTTAGTGAAAAGCACAAAGGTAGGTTCTTAGTGCGATAGTATCAGACCGTCGTCCTTTACTGGGCGACGGTTTTTCTTTGGGGCTATGATGTCTTGTGGTAAGCCTCGCGCATGAAAGTAGAGATATGTATCGATAGTGTGGGTAGTGCCTTGGCTGCGCAGGCTGGAGGAGCCGACCGGGTGGAGCTTTGTGCCAATCTGGTGGAGGGTGGAACCACTCCTTCATACGGAATGATCAAGCAGGTGAAGGAGAAGTGTGGTCTGGGACTCATGGTGATCATCCGTCCTCGTGGAGGGGATTTCCTCTATGATGAGGATGAAAAACAGGTCTGCCTTGAGGAGATTGAGGCGGCGCGTGCATTAGGAGTCGACGGGGTCGTGATTGGTGCGCTTAACAAGGATGCGACGATCGATAAAGAGTTTACCAAGCTCATGCTGGAGCGAGCTCAGGGCTTGGAAGTCACTTTCCACCGGGCCTTTGATATGACTGTGGATCTGAGTATCGCTCTGGAGGAGCTGATTGATCTGGGTATTACCCGCGTGCTGACTTCAGGAGGGAAGGCTGATGTTCATGCAGGAGCTGAAGTGATTGCTGATTTGGTGAAGCAAGCAGATGGGCGAATTTCCATCATGCCGGGTGGCGGTGTCTCCAAAGGAGATGTGGCGGCCTTGGTGAAAAAAACGGGTGTGATGGAAGTGCATACGACTGCCAGCCAAGAGATTTTCAGCAAAATGGAAGTACGCAATGACGGCTGTTCCATGGGGGCGGCGTCCGAGGGGCGCGAGTATGTGATCAAGGTGACCGATGAAGCCACCGTGAGAAACATCGTAGAGCAGGCCAAAAGTTGATTATTTGGCGAAGCCGAGCGGGAACATGATGTTCAGCAGCATCGTCAGGAAGAAGTTGAAGATTAGGATGGCCAGAGAGGAGAGCACCATCGCACTGGTGGTGCCCTTACCCACGCCGACAGCTCCGTTGCTCGCCTTGAGGCCCTGGTGACAGGAGATCAGCACGATCAACTGTCCGAAGACGAGACCTTTGACCATGGCGACAAGGACATCGACCAAGGCGGTGTGCCCATTCATGTGGTGAATCCAGTGAGCGATGGAAACATCAAAAATCTGGGTGCCGACGAAGGTGGCCGCCAGGATGCCGAAGGCTGAGGATTCGGCGATTAGCAGGGGAATGGAGATTGCCATGGCTCCGAAGCGGGGAGTGACGAGATAGTCGATCGGGTGGACTCCCATGGAGCGCAGGGCATCGACCTGCTCGGTCACTTTCATGGTGCCGATCTCCGCAGCCATCGCGGCGCCGACTCGGCCAGCCAGCATCAGGCCCGTAATGGTGGGACCCAATTCCCTGAGCATTCCCACGGCTACCAAGGCTCCGCCCAGTGTTTCCATCTTCATCTGGGTGAGCTGGAATAGCGCCTGGGCTGCCAGAACGGAGCCC is a genomic window of Rubritalea squalenifaciens DSM 18772 containing:
- a CDS encoding copper homeostasis protein CutC produces the protein MKVEICIDSVGSALAAQAGGADRVELCANLVEGGTTPSYGMIKQVKEKCGLGLMVIIRPRGGDFLYDEDEKQVCLEEIEAARALGVDGVVIGALNKDATIDKEFTKLMLERAQGLEVTFHRAFDMTVDLSIALEELIDLGITRVLTSGGKADVHAGAEVIADLVKQADGRISIMPGGGVSKGDVAALVKKTGVMEVHTTASQEIFSKMEVRNDGCSMGAASEGREYVIKVTDEATVRNIVEQAKS
- a CDS encoding MlaE family ABC transporter permease, with product MTLLSTIGTPVLAFLNYLGELTALAKEVAVSAMRGRHRWQQYMRQVAEIGYRSQPVVIVTGAFTGSVLAAQALFQLTQMKMETLGGALVAVGMLRELGPTITGLMLAGRVGAAMAAEIGTMKVTEQVDALRSMGVHPIDYLVTPRFGAMAISIPLLIAESSAFGILAATFVGTQIFDVSIAHWIHHMNGHTALVDVLVAMVKGLVFGQLIVLISCHQGLKASNGAVGVGKGTTSAMVLSSLAILIFNFFLTMLLNIMFPLGFAK